The Chitinophagales bacterium genome has a window encoding:
- the fabG gene encoding 3-oxoacyl-[acyl-carrier-protein] reductase translates to MKLLENKTAIITGASRGIGEAIAIKFAEQGANVAFTFLSSVEKAKALEEKLTGLGVKAKGYQSDAGDFAAAEQLVADVVKEFGGVDICVNNAGVSRDNLLLRLTPEQWDEVITANLKSVYNLTKHVIRHMMKARSGSIINMSSVVGVSGNGGQSSYAASKAGVIGFTKSIALEMGSRNIRCNAIAPGFIETDMTGYLKDGGAEQWFAKIPLQRFGKPEEVADVALFLASDMSSYVSGQVIGVCGGMDT, encoded by the coding sequence ATGAAACTACTCGAAAATAAAACCGCCATCATTACCGGTGCCAGCAGGGGCATAGGCGAGGCCATTGCCATCAAGTTTGCTGAGCAAGGCGCTAACGTGGCTTTTACCTTCCTTTCTTCTGTTGAAAAAGCTAAGGCTTTAGAGGAAAAACTGACGGGTTTGGGCGTGAAAGCCAAAGGCTACCAGAGCGACGCGGGCGATTTTGCTGCAGCGGAACAGTTGGTGGCTGATGTGGTAAAAGAATTTGGCGGCGTAGATATATGTGTAAACAATGCCGGCGTTTCACGCGATAACTTGTTGCTGCGCCTTACACCTGAACAGTGGGATGAGGTAATAACCGCCAACCTGAAATCTGTATATAACCTTACTAAACATGTGATACGTCATATGATGAAGGCACGTTCGGGCAGCATTATCAATATGAGCTCTGTAGTAGGTGTAAGTGGCAATGGCGGGCAAAGCAGCTATGCTGCATCTAAGGCGGGTGTAATAGGGTTCACTAAATCTATTGCACTGGAAATGGGCAGCCGTAATATCCGTTGCAATGCTATTGCCCCCGGATTTATAGAAACAGACATGACCGGCTATTTGAAAGATGGCGGGGCGGAGCAATGGTTTGCCAAAATACCATTACAACGTTTCGGCAAACCGGAGGAAGTGGCAGATGTAGCACTGTTCCTGGCTTCTGACATGAGCAGTTATGTATCAGGACAAGTAATAGGCGTTTGTGGCGGCATGGATACATGA
- a CDS encoding ketoacyl-ACP synthase III: MQKINAAITAVGGYVPDYILTNKELETIIDTTDEWITTRTGIKERRILKGEGLGSSDMAAEAAKNLLKKRGIGAEEIDLIICATTTPDMVFPATANIISDKIGAVNAFSYDVSAACSGFLFALTTGAQFIETGKYKKVIVIGVDKMSSILNYEDRATCIIFGDGSGAVLLEPNTEGYGLIDSKLHTDGAGRAFLHQKAGGSVKPATIETVMNKEHYVYQEGKTVFKFAVKNMADVAADIMERNNLTSEDVAWLVPHQANKRIIDATAERMGLDESKVMVNIQRYGNTTNGTLPLCLWEWEKQLHKGDNIILAAFGGGFTWGATYIKWAYDTP, translated from the coding sequence ATGCAAAAAATCAACGCTGCGATAACAGCAGTTGGCGGATATGTTCCTGACTATATATTGACCAACAAAGAGTTGGAAACAATTATAGATACAACGGACGAATGGATAACTACCAGGACGGGTATCAAAGAAAGGCGCATACTGAAAGGTGAAGGATTGGGATCGAGCGATATGGCGGCAGAAGCAGCAAAGAACCTTTTGAAAAAAAGAGGTATTGGTGCTGAGGAAATAGACCTGATAATTTGTGCTACTACAACACCTGATATGGTGTTCCCGGCTACGGCCAATATAATATCAGACAAGATAGGTGCTGTAAATGCGTTTAGCTACGATGTAAGTGCTGCGTGTAGTGGTTTCCTTTTTGCGCTTACTACGGGCGCGCAGTTCATAGAAACAGGCAAGTACAAAAAAGTAATAGTGATAGGTGTAGACAAAATGAGTTCTATACTTAATTACGAAGACCGTGCTACCTGCATCATTTTTGGTGACGGCAGTGGTGCGGTATTGCTTGAGCCTAATACTGAAGGTTATGGCTTGATAGATTCTAAATTGCATACAGACGGTGCCGGGCGTGCGTTTTTACATCAAAAGGCTGGTGGTTCAGTAAAGCCGGCTACTATTGAGACGGTTATGAACAAGGAGCACTATGTTTACCAGGAAGGTAAAACGGTGTTCAAGTTCGCCGTGAAGAATATGGCAGATGTGGCTGCTGATATTATGGAGCGTAACAACCTGACGTCTGAAGATGTGGCATGGTTGGTACCTCACCAGGCTAATAAGCGTATCATTGATGCAACAGCAGAGCGTATGGGGCTGGATGAAAGCAAAGTAATGGTCAACATTCAGCGTTATGGTAATACTACCAATGGTACATTACCGCTGTGTCTGTGGGAGTGGGAAAAACAACTGCACAAGGGTGACAATATTATACTGGCAGCATTTGGTGGAGGCTTCACATGGGGGGCTACTTACATTAAGTGGGCGTATGATACCCCCTAA
- a CDS encoding DUF1801 domain-containing protein, which yields MLRDIDNYFLQLEEPYKSTMLFLRSYILSLSDKITEEWRYRMPVYYYKGKMFCYIRVHKKYKEPYIGVVEGGKIEHPNLLKEDRARMKIFLIDPSEDIPVDTIKEVLEIAMTFYK from the coding sequence ATGCTGCGCGATATAGACAATTACTTTCTGCAACTAGAAGAGCCGTACAAAAGCACCATGCTCTTTCTGCGTAGTTACATCCTATCGCTTAGCGACAAAATAACCGAGGAATGGAGATACAGGATGCCGGTCTATTATTACAAAGGCAAAATGTTCTGTTATATCCGCGTACATAAAAAGTATAAAGAACCCTATATCGGCGTTGTAGAAGGAGGAAAGATAGAACACCCCAACCTGCTGAAAGAAGACCGTGCCCGCATGAAAATATTTCTGATCGATCCTTCAGAAGACATTCCAGTAGATACAATAAAAGAAGTGCTGGAGATAGCGATGACGTTTTATAAATAG
- a CDS encoding MmcQ/YjbR family DNA-binding protein, with the protein MVSSQTARELALAFDEVTEEPHFDKTSFKVKKKIFATMNGPEKRMTLKLTPLDQDVFCTFDKNVIYPVPNAWGKQGWTHANLRTIRKDMLQDILTVAYCTVAPKKLADKYRVE; encoded by the coding sequence ATGGTCTCCTCTCAAACAGCACGCGAACTAGCACTTGCTTTTGACGAAGTGACCGAGGAACCACACTTTGACAAAACATCATTCAAAGTGAAAAAGAAGATATTTGCCACTATGAATGGACCCGAGAAACGCATGACCTTGAAACTTACTCCGCTCGATCAGGATGTTTTTTGCACCTTTGATAAGAATGTTATCTACCCTGTACCCAATGCATGGGGCAAACAGGGCTGGACACACGCCAACCTGAGAACCATCCGCAAAGACATGCTACAGGATATACTTACCGTTGCTTACTGTACCGTTGCCCCTAAAAAACTGGCTGATAAATACAGGGTAGAATAG
- the rlmN gene encoding 23S rRNA (adenine(2503)-C(2))-methyltransferase RlmN has translation MKNLRQLSLPEIEELLESWGEPKFRAKQVYEWLWKKFAGDINDMTNLSKSLREKLSAEFFIPKVKTHHSQFSSDGTIKNRLQLHDGYFIESVIIPTDKRMTVCVSSQVGCSLSCKFCATGFLPRKRNVDFDEIVDEVVLANEQALQHYGRGLTNIVFMGMGEPLLNYNNVLKAVDMISSPDSLGMSPRRITVSTAGIAKMIRKLGDDQVRFKLALSLHAANDMKRDEIMPINESNNLKELIDALNYFHKLTKNEITFEYILFNNLNDEIQDADELVKIYRQVPADLVNIIEYNPIDQADFSKPDEDKTDKFMRYLESKKVNAKLRRSRGKDIDAACGQLANIDHPAAK, from the coding sequence ATGAAGAATTTAAGGCAGTTAAGCTTGCCGGAGATAGAGGAGTTGTTAGAAAGCTGGGGCGAACCTAAATTTCGCGCCAAACAGGTGTATGAGTGGCTTTGGAAAAAGTTTGCCGGTGATATCAATGATATGACTAACCTGTCAAAATCGCTCCGAGAAAAACTATCCGCTGAATTCTTCATTCCCAAAGTAAAAACACACCACAGCCAGTTCAGCAGTGACGGAACTATAAAAAACAGGCTGCAACTGCACGACGGGTATTTTATAGAAAGTGTCATCATACCTACCGATAAAAGGATGACCGTATGTGTGTCGTCGCAGGTTGGTTGTTCTTTATCCTGCAAATTTTGCGCAACGGGATTTTTACCCCGCAAACGTAATGTAGACTTTGACGAGATAGTAGATGAAGTGGTACTTGCCAATGAACAGGCTTTACAACACTATGGCCGTGGGTTGACCAATATTGTATTCATGGGTATGGGTGAGCCATTGCTTAACTACAATAATGTACTGAAAGCAGTGGATATGATCAGCTCGCCCGACAGCCTTGGCATGAGCCCACGCAGAATAACGGTATCTACTGCCGGTATAGCAAAAATGATACGCAAACTGGGCGATGACCAGGTACGTTTTAAACTGGCTTTGTCATTGCACGCAGCTAATGATATGAAGCGTGATGAGATCATGCCCATCAACGAAAGCAATAACCTGAAGGAGCTGATAGACGCACTGAACTATTTCCACAAGCTGACCAAAAACGAAATAACATTCGAATACATCCTGTTCAATAACCTGAACGACGAGATACAGGATGCGGACGAGCTGGTAAAAATATACAGGCAGGTGCCTGCCGACCTGGTGAACATAATAGAATACAACCCCATAGACCAGGCAGATTTCAGCAAGCCTGATGAGGATAAGACCGACAAGTTCATGCGCTACCTGGAAAGCAAAAAGGTAAATGCAAAACTCCGCCGTAGCCGTGGTAAAGATATAGACGCCGCCTGCGGGCAGCTGGCCAATATAGACCACCCGGCAGCGAAATAG
- a CDS encoding SRPBCC family protein: protein MKKVLRFLGILILILLVGYLILCATAPATLTIERSITINAPKDMVWNQMVNLKNYEHWSPWAEQDSTINSVYSGTDGQVGARSEWTSARSGSGNMTITSVDGYTMNFDLQFITPFKGEAKCSYKVEGEDGKVVASQTYSQETGFLMRGAATLFTGKMLGANFERGLELLKNYCESGKAEMPAPHYEITEVTFPATKFAAIRKVIPFAEMDGFFKESYGKIGAAAGDKITGHAYDITYMWDQANGQADVAAAFPVSADVKGMTMINVPESKGYKLQMVGSYSMENFMNAHSALHNYAAENGLTDPLMLEEYVAGPQEEADSNKYITNIYYLHQ from the coding sequence ATGAAAAAGGTATTGCGTTTTCTGGGTATTCTTATTCTGATATTACTGGTAGGGTACCTTATACTTTGCGCTACTGCTCCTGCTACTTTGACCATCGAGCGGAGTATTACTATTAATGCGCCTAAAGATATGGTTTGGAACCAGATGGTGAATTTAAAGAACTATGAACACTGGAGTCCCTGGGCAGAGCAGGATTCAACTATCAATTCTGTGTATAGTGGTACCGATGGCCAGGTTGGAGCAAGATCTGAGTGGACCAGCGCAAGATCAGGTTCTGGCAATATGACCATTACTTCAGTTGACGGTTACACGATGAATTTTGACCTGCAATTCATTACGCCTTTCAAAGGAGAGGCGAAATGCTCTTATAAAGTAGAAGGTGAGGACGGTAAAGTAGTAGCTTCACAAACATATTCACAGGAAACAGGTTTCCTGATGCGTGGAGCAGCAACACTATTCACTGGTAAAATGTTGGGGGCAAACTTTGAAAGAGGACTGGAGCTGCTGAAAAACTATTGTGAAAGCGGTAAGGCTGAAATGCCTGCTCCTCATTATGAAATTACTGAAGTGACCTTCCCGGCAACAAAATTTGCAGCCATACGTAAGGTGATACCATTTGCTGAAATGGATGGTTTCTTTAAAGAGTCTTACGGTAAAATAGGTGCTGCCGCAGGTGATAAAATTACCGGGCATGCATATGACATTACCTATATGTGGGACCAGGCTAACGGACAGGCCGATGTTGCAGCTGCTTTTCCTGTAAGTGCCGACGTGAAAGGCATGACCATGATAAATGTACCTGAAAGTAAAGGGTATAAGTTGCAAATGGTTGGCTCTTATTCAATGGAAAATTTCATGAATGCACACTCTGCTCTGCATAATTATGCTGCAGAAAATGGACTGACAGATCCTTTGATGCTGGAAGAATATGTTGCAGGCCCGCAGGAAGAGGCTGATAGCAATAAATACATTACCAATATCTACTACCTGCACCAATAA
- a CDS encoding glycosyltransferase, with protein sequence MKLSVIIVNYNVKYFIEVCLHSVLRAAEGIDTEVIVVDNNSKDDSCAMIKSRFPQVKLVENKDNLGFSKANNQGVAMATGEYILFVNPDTVMPEDFLQKMIGYMDSHPEAGSIGPRLIDGKGQYAPDGKKSFPSLSVAIFKTTGINKIFSKSTFFNKYYAVHVGEHETAEVDILSGCCMMVRHSLLKTIGGAFDEAYFMYCEDFDLCYRIQQAGYKNIYYPGVTLIHYKGESTRKTSISHVRIFNDALSVFVRKHYSKTNASLFIMLINVGIVLRAIFGVLKQVLKVLRMPLFDALILLGTLTVMTQFWVEEVKNILPIPLSSILKTFPVYILLWILSLYFNGAYDRSYRAVRVVRGMAIGTVAILAYYGLLPPELRYSRAIIIFTGFIGTVAMLGLHGLLYRLGIFRFIPYDELPGKGVIVATEQSYITTLQTLKHVTYSPDILGRVDPKEKQGTAIIGLQELRPFVRTAAIEEIIFSINGLKYKDVLDEMQRCGGAYEYKIHIPGSNSFVGSNSSHTSGDLYTLDKRYNLSDFAKQRNKRVIDVLSSSLFILFFPFMAFIVKKPGAFLSNIFRVLSGQCTWVSYAHAQPQLPVIRPGVVPPYRLLADYQPDEAIQDTLDTTYAQEYESATDINLILANFKYLGGF encoded by the coding sequence ATGAAATTATCAGTAATTATAGTCAATTATAATGTTAAGTACTTCATAGAAGTATGCCTGCACTCTGTTTTAAGGGCTGCTGAAGGTATTGATACAGAGGTGATAGTGGTTGACAACAACTCGAAAGACGATAGTTGTGCTATGATAAAGTCACGTTTCCCACAGGTGAAACTGGTGGAGAATAAAGACAATCTTGGTTTTTCAAAGGCTAACAACCAGGGCGTGGCAATGGCAACGGGTGAATATATCCTGTTTGTGAACCCGGACACGGTAATGCCGGAGGATTTTCTGCAGAAGATGATCGGCTATATGGATAGCCATCCTGAGGCAGGCTCTATAGGTCCGCGCCTTATAGACGGTAAAGGGCAATACGCACCCGATGGTAAAAAATCATTCCCTTCATTATCTGTGGCAATATTTAAAACCACGGGCATCAATAAGATATTCAGTAAGTCTACCTTCTTCAACAAATATTATGCGGTACATGTAGGCGAACATGAAACGGCTGAGGTAGATATCTTGTCAGGTTGCTGTATGATGGTGCGCCATAGTTTGCTGAAAACCATTGGCGGAGCTTTTGACGAAGCATACTTTATGTATTGCGAGGATTTTGACCTGTGCTACAGGATACAGCAGGCAGGATATAAGAATATCTATTATCCCGGGGTAACGCTAATACACTACAAAGGAGAGAGCACCCGCAAAACCTCTATATCACATGTAAGGATATTTAATGATGCACTGTCGGTTTTTGTCAGGAAACACTATTCCAAAACCAATGCCAGCCTCTTCATCATGCTCATAAACGTGGGTATTGTTTTGAGGGCTATATTCGGTGTGTTGAAACAGGTGTTGAAAGTGCTCCGCATGCCGCTTTTTGATGCGCTGATACTGTTAGGAACGTTGACGGTAATGACACAATTTTGGGTGGAGGAAGTAAAGAACATTTTGCCGATACCGCTCAGCTCTATTCTTAAGACATTCCCGGTATATATACTTCTATGGATATTGAGCCTGTATTTTAACGGGGCTTATGACCGTTCCTACAGGGCTGTAAGGGTAGTAAGGGGCATGGCCATAGGTACTGTGGCTATATTGGCCTACTATGGTTTGCTTCCACCTGAACTTCGTTATTCCAGGGCTATTATCATATTTACAGGCTTTATAGGTACGGTTGCTATGTTGGGTCTGCACGGGCTACTGTACAGGCTGGGTATCTTCCGCTTCATTCCATACGACGAACTTCCCGGCAAAGGCGTTATTGTGGCCACAGAGCAGTCTTATATTACTACACTGCAGACGTTAAAACATGTAACCTATTCGCCGGACATACTGGGCAGGGTAGACCCGAAAGAAAAGCAGGGAACAGCAATTATCGGTCTGCAGGAATTACGGCCTTTTGTGCGCACGGCAGCTATAGAGGAGATCATTTTCAGTATCAACGGGTTGAAATATAAAGATGTGCTGGATGAGATGCAGCGTTGCGGCGGCGCCTATGAATATAAGATACATATCCCGGGCAGCAACAGCTTTGTAGGTAGTAATTCGAGCCACACTTCCGGCGACCTGTATACTCTTGATAAGAGGTATAATCTCTCTGATTTTGCTAAACAGCGTAATAAGCGGGTAATAGATGTATTGTCATCGTCGTTATTTATCCTGTTTTTCCCATTCATGGCATTTATTGTAAAAAAGCCCGGAGCGTTTTTAAGTAATATTTTCCGGGTACTGAGTGGTCAGTGCACATGGGTCAGCTATGCACATGCGCAGCCGCAGTTGCCTGTTATAAGGCCGGGAGTAGTTCCGCCATACAGGCTTTTAGCTGATTATCAGCCTGATGAGGCCATACAGGATACACTGGATACCACCTATGCACAGGAGTACGAATCTGCTACTGATATTAACCTGATACTTGCGAATTTTAAATATCTGGGAGGTTTTTAG
- a CDS encoding low specificity L-threonine aldolase, which produces MKGFASDNYAGVLPEIMEALYQANMEHARSYGADDITAGTIDLFREVFGTNVEVHFVFNGTGANVLSMSACTRSFNSVLCAETSHMYWDESTAPETFTGCRFVPVRINEEGKLTPAAIAERLIRKGDMHFAQPAVVSITQSTEYATVYTQDELKAIGDLTKTRGLYYHMDGARFFNAAASLGCSVKEMSTDVGLDILSLGGTKAGMMYGEAVVVFNPELSEYINYKHKQSMQLASKTRFISAQFGALLKDDLWNKHAGHANAMAQLLKNSIADIPGVNITKPVNANGVFAIHPEGWNKAIWQQYPYYVWDEHTNEVRLMCSWDTTEEEVVGFAELMRSMEQ; this is translated from the coding sequence ATGAAAGGTTTTGCCAGTGACAACTATGCAGGTGTGCTTCCTGAGATAATGGAAGCACTGTATCAGGCTAACATGGAACATGCCCGTTCATACGGTGCGGACGACATTACGGCAGGTACAATTGATCTGTTCAGAGAAGTATTTGGTACGAATGTAGAGGTACACTTCGTGTTCAATGGTACAGGTGCTAATGTTTTGAGTATGAGTGCCTGTACGCGATCGTTCAACTCCGTATTATGTGCCGAAACGTCACATATGTACTGGGACGAGTCCACGGCACCTGAAACATTCACAGGCTGTCGTTTTGTGCCTGTCCGTATCAATGAAGAGGGTAAGCTGACACCTGCTGCGATCGCTGAACGTTTGATACGCAAAGGTGATATGCACTTTGCACAACCTGCAGTTGTTTCTATTACCCAGTCTACGGAATATGCAACTGTGTATACTCAGGACGAATTAAAAGCCATTGGCGACCTTACGAAAACCAGGGGCCTCTATTATCATATGGATGGAGCCCGCTTTTTTAATGCAGCAGCATCGCTGGGTTGCAGCGTAAAAGAAATGAGTACCGATGTTGGCCTGGATATTCTATCACTGGGAGGTACAAAGGCTGGCATGATGTATGGAGAAGCTGTTGTAGTATTTAACCCTGAGTTGTCAGAGTATATCAATTATAAGCACAAACAGAGCATGCAGCTGGCTTCTAAGACCAGGTTCATATCTGCCCAGTTTGGCGCACTGCTGAAGGACGATCTCTGGAATAAACATGCAGGGCATGCTAATGCGATGGCACAATTGTTAAAAAATTCAATAGCTGATATACCGGGGGTTAATATTACCAAGCCAGTCAACGCTAACGGTGTTTTCGCCATTCACCCCGAGGGGTGGAATAAGGCCATATGGCAGCAATATCCCTACTATGTCTGGGATGAGCATACAAACGAGGTCAGGCTCATGTGCTCATGGGATACTACGGAAGAGGAAGTAGTCGGTTTTGCCGAACTCATGCGTTCTATGGAGCAGTAG